Proteins found in one Triticum urartu cultivar G1812 chromosome 4, Tu2.1, whole genome shotgun sequence genomic segment:
- the LOC125552950 gene encoding uncharacterized protein LOC125552950, with amino-acid sequence MSSQVAALGTTGGNTMTTTAWSYVEYMARWERQVERRQLFLRSYHFSRDAEVTPRGRARRVVWAGARRLRRAAAKGLRRLRARIRLCFGWAAPALRRRSSPRRAGHGFRYGRIPRATKAPNAASVCFW; translated from the coding sequence ATGTCCTCACAGGTAGCGGCGCTGGGGACGACGGGGGGAAATACGATGACGACGACGGCGTGGTCGTACGTGGAGTACATGGCGCGGTGGGAGCGCCAGGTGGAGCGGCGGCAGCTGTTCCTCCGGAGCTACCACTTCTCCCGCGACGCCGAGGTCACGCCGCGCGGGCGCGCGCGCCGCGTCGTCTGGGCCGGGGCGCGACGCCTGCGCCGGGCCGCCGCCAAGGGGCTCCGACGCCTCCGGGCGCGCATCCGCCTCTGCTTCGGCTGGGCCGCGCCTGCGCTCCGCCGGCGCTCCTCCCCACGCCGGGCCGGCCACGGGTTCCGCTACGGCCGCATCCCCCGGGCCACGAAGGCCCCCAACGCGGCGTCCGTCTGCTTTTGGTAG